A portion of the Juglans microcarpa x Juglans regia isolate MS1-56 chromosome 1D, Jm3101_v1.0, whole genome shotgun sequence genome contains these proteins:
- the LOC121262351 gene encoding CBL-interacting serine/threonine-protein kinase 5-like, whose amino-acid sequence MEEEPSLQQNCKQLLSPQRNILFGKYEMGRVLGQGTFAKVYHGKNLITNESVAIKVINKDHVKKEDLMEQIKREISVMRLVRHPNIVELKEVMATKGKIFFVMEYVKGGELFAKVAKGKLKEDLARKYFQQLVSAVDFCHSRGVSHRDLKPENLLLDDNEDLKVSDFGLSALPEQLWNDGLLHTQCGTPAYVAPEVLRKKGYDGAKADIWSCGVVLFVLLAGYLPFRADNVMKMYRKVFKAEYEFPPWFSTDAKLLISKLLVPDPAKRISIPEIMQSPWFQKGFTKPIAFSIQEPVGDQKDEKDDNNEEAFMESVKTKSLSPPFYNAFEFISSMSSGFDLSSLFESKRKSGSMFTSKCSAEGILAKLAAVAKRLNFGVTSLKDFKMKMQGEVDGRKGKLAVTAEVFEVAPEVAVVELSKSAGDTLEYKKFCEEDVRPALKDIIWSWQGESTCH is encoded by the coding sequence ATGGAAGAGGAACCGAGTTTGCAACAAAACTGCAAGCAGCTGCTCAGTCCGCAAAGAAACATTCTCTTCGGAAAGTACGAGATGGGGAGGGTGTTAGGCCAAGGCACTTTTGCCAAAGTCTACCATGGCAAGAACCTCATCACCAACGAGAGCGTTGCCATCAAGGTCATCAACAAAGACCACGTCAAGAAAGAAGACCTGATGGAGCAAATCAAACGCGAGATCTCGGTCATGCGCTTGGTTCGCCATCCAAATATTGTTGAGCTGAAGGAAGTCATGGCCACCAAGGGGAAGATATTCTTCGTGATGGAGTACGTGAAAGGCGGCGAGTTGTTTGCTAAAGTAGCAAAAGGAAAGCTGAAGGAGGACTTGGCACGAAAGTATTTCCAACAGTTGGTGAGTGCGGTCGATTTCTGTCACAGCCGGGGAGTTTCGCATCGAGACTTGAAGCCCGAAAATCTCCTTCTGGATGATAACGAGGACTTGAAAGTGTCCGATTTCGGCTTGTCCGCTCTGCCGGAGCAGCTCTGGAATGACGGGTTACTCCATACCCAGTGTGGCACCCCGGCATACGTGGCGCCCGAGGTGTTGAGGAAGAAAGGGTACGATGGAGCTAAGGCTGACATCTGGTCTTGTGGGGTAGTTCTATTCGTTTTGCTTGCTGGGTATTTGCCATTTCGAGCCGACAACGTCATGAAAATGTATCGGAAGGTTTTCAAGGCCGAATATGAGTTTCCTCCATGGTTTTCCACCGATGCAAAGCTGTTGATATCCAAGCTCCTTGTTCCTGATCCGGCGAAGAGAATTTCAATCCCGGAGATAATGCAGAGTCCTTGGTTTCAAAAGGGATTTACAAAGCCAATTGCGTTCTCAATCCAAGAACCGGTGGGAGATCAGAAAGATGAGAAGGACGATAATAACGAAGAGGCGTTCATGGAATCGGTAAAAACCAAATCTTTGTCACCGCCTTTTTATAACGCTTTTGAATTCATTTCGTCGATGTCTTCCGGGTTCGACTTGTCAAGCTTGTTTGAGAGCAAGAGGAAATCCGGGTCCATGTTCACGTCTAAGTGCTCGGCAGAGGGGATCCTGGCGAAGCTGGCGGCTGTTGCGAAGAGGCTGAATTTCGGGGTGACGAGTTTGAAGGATTTCAAGATGAAAATGCAGGGTGAAGTGGATGGTAGGAAAGGAAAGTTGGCTGTGACAGCGGAGGTGTTCGAGGTGGCACCGGAGGTGGCGGTGGTAGAGTTGTCCAAGTC